A window of Amycolatopsis australiensis contains these coding sequences:
- a CDS encoding GH1 family beta-glucosidase, which translates to MQNPIFPPGFLWGVSTSAFQIEGATSEGGRGPSIWDTFTATEGKIARGERANVAADHYHRYPEDIALMAELGVGAYRMSIAWPRIQPDGRGAPNPEGLGFYDKLIDAVCEAGIAPAVTLYHWDTPQAIEDEGGWLARATADRFAEYAHILGERFADRVKLWIPLNEPMVMSIFGYAIGEYAPGKTLLLDAVPTAHHQNLAHGLAVQALRAAGATNIGTANNHSPIWPGDDSPEDAQAAEWLDALLNRLYADPVLLGSYPEQLHAHLPAGFVDDLPTIAQPLDFYGINYYEPQGVAKPSPGNPLPFDLRPIEGYPMTTNDSPIVPHALRELLLDFHHRYRDKLPPIQITENGCSFADEVAEDGGVHDPERIDFLHSHLVALREAMDAGVDVRGYFCWSLMDNFEWSKGYAPRFGLVHVDYETLRRTPKDSFHWYRKLVRDE; encoded by the coding sequence GTGCAGAACCCGATCTTCCCGCCCGGCTTCCTCTGGGGTGTCTCCACCTCCGCGTTCCAGATCGAAGGCGCCACCAGCGAAGGTGGGCGCGGACCGTCCATCTGGGACACGTTCACCGCGACCGAGGGCAAGATCGCCCGCGGTGAACGAGCCAACGTAGCCGCCGACCACTACCACCGCTACCCCGAAGACATCGCGCTGATGGCGGAGCTCGGCGTGGGGGCCTACCGGATGTCGATCGCGTGGCCCCGCATCCAGCCCGATGGCCGCGGCGCGCCGAACCCCGAGGGCCTCGGCTTCTACGACAAGCTCATCGACGCCGTCTGCGAGGCCGGCATCGCGCCCGCCGTCACGCTCTACCACTGGGACACCCCGCAGGCCATCGAGGACGAAGGCGGCTGGCTCGCCCGCGCGACCGCTGACCGCTTCGCCGAGTACGCCCACATCCTCGGCGAACGTTTCGCCGATCGGGTGAAACTGTGGATTCCGCTCAACGAGCCCATGGTCATGTCCATCTTCGGCTACGCGATCGGCGAGTACGCGCCGGGCAAGACGCTCCTGCTCGACGCCGTCCCGACCGCGCACCACCAGAACCTCGCGCACGGCCTCGCCGTCCAGGCCCTCCGCGCGGCCGGCGCGACGAACATCGGGACCGCGAACAACCACTCGCCGATCTGGCCCGGCGACGACAGCCCGGAAGACGCGCAAGCCGCCGAGTGGCTCGACGCGCTCCTCAACCGGCTGTACGCCGATCCCGTCCTGCTCGGCAGCTATCCCGAGCAGCTCCACGCGCACCTCCCGGCCGGCTTCGTCGACGACCTGCCGACCATCGCGCAGCCGCTCGACTTCTACGGCATCAACTACTACGAGCCGCAGGGCGTCGCGAAGCCCAGCCCCGGCAACCCGCTGCCCTTCGATCTTCGCCCGATCGAGGGGTATCCGATGACGACGAACGACTCGCCGATCGTCCCGCACGCCCTGCGCGAGCTGCTGCTCGACTTCCACCATCGCTACCGCGACAAGCTGCCGCCGATCCAGATCACCGAGAACGGCTGCAGTTTCGCCGACGAAGTCGCCGAGGACGGCGGCGTGCACGACCCCGAACGCATCGACTTCCTGCACAGCCACCTCGTCGCGCTGCGTGAGGCGATGGACGCCGGCGTCGACGTGCGGGGCTACTTCTGCTGGTCCCTCATGGACAATTTCGAGTGGTCCAAGGGCTACGCGCCGCGCTTCGGCCTGGTGCACGTCGACTACGAGACCCTGCGGCGGACGCCGAAGGACTCGTTCCACTGGTACCGGAAGCTGGTGCGCGATGAGTGA
- a CDS encoding TetR/AcrR family transcriptional regulator, with the protein MSDIQAAKVPAEATPLRRQPVQQRSAKRVEQMLDASAALIDELGYDALTTTLIAKRAGVAVGSLYQFFPDKRAVVQALTARNLERFVAAVNERLKQLGPEHWWDVVDSILDIYLEMHRSVPGFSKVHFGDIIDRQLLDETRDNNAVIVDSLTEILTAQVDRPVEDLRFAITIANEVADALLKLAFRREPSGDEKIVAEAKYVVKGYLAARFGEQS; encoded by the coding sequence GTGTCCGACATCCAGGCCGCGAAGGTGCCGGCAGAAGCCACCCCCTTGCGCCGTCAGCCGGTCCAGCAACGCAGCGCGAAGCGGGTCGAGCAGATGCTCGACGCGAGCGCGGCGTTGATCGACGAACTCGGTTACGACGCACTGACGACGACGCTGATCGCCAAGCGGGCGGGCGTGGCGGTCGGTTCGCTGTACCAGTTCTTCCCGGACAAACGCGCCGTGGTGCAAGCGCTCACCGCCCGCAACTTGGAGCGCTTCGTGGCGGCGGTGAACGAACGCCTGAAGCAGCTGGGCCCGGAGCACTGGTGGGACGTCGTCGACTCGATCCTCGACATCTACCTGGAGATGCACCGCTCGGTCCCCGGCTTTTCCAAGGTCCACTTCGGCGACATCATCGACCGTCAGCTGCTGGACGAAACCCGCGACAACAACGCGGTGATCGTGGATTCCCTGACCGAGATCCTGACGGCCCAGGTCGACCGCCCGGTGGAGGACCTGCGGTTCGCGATCACGATCGCCAACGAGGTGGCGGACGCGTTGTTGAAGCTGGCGTTCCGGCGAGAGCCCAGTGGCGACGAGAAGATCGTCGCCGAGGCGAAGTACGTGGTGAAGGGGTACTTGGCGGCTCGGTTCGGAGAGCAGTCCTAG
- a CDS encoding amino acid deaminase/aldolase, whose product MTSATVYDLATKDLDPPLAVVDLAAFDANAEDLRRRAAGKPIRVVSKSVRCRALLERVLAMPGFEGLMCYSLAEAIWHVEQGTTDDIVVAYPTADHEALRRLAASDEARAAITIMVDSPSHLDLVDAALGHGHPEIRVCLELDASWRPLPGVHVGTRRSPVFTPKQASTFAEQIVARPGFRLVGVMAYEGQIAGLGDAAGRRVNQAVIGWMQRRSAAELNRRRGEAVRAVEAVTPLEFVNGGGTGSIESTGADAVVTEIAAGSGLIGPTLFDGYSRFHPRPAALFALPVVRRPTRKIATLFSGGYIASGPTGPSRQPQPYLPTGLKLLGFEGAGEVQTPVTGRAARTLKLGDRVWLRHAKAGELAERFTHYHLIQGDQVERTVPTYRGEHQNFG is encoded by the coding sequence GTGACCAGTGCGACGGTGTACGACTTGGCGACCAAGGACCTCGATCCCCCCTTGGCGGTAGTCGACTTGGCGGCCTTCGACGCGAACGCCGAAGACCTCCGCCGTCGCGCGGCGGGCAAGCCGATCCGGGTGGTCAGCAAGTCGGTCCGCTGCCGGGCGCTGCTGGAGCGCGTGCTCGCGATGCCGGGCTTCGAGGGCCTGATGTGCTACTCGCTGGCGGAGGCGATCTGGCACGTCGAGCAGGGTACGACCGATGACATCGTCGTCGCCTACCCGACGGCCGACCACGAGGCACTCCGCCGACTGGCCGCGTCCGACGAGGCCCGCGCGGCCATCACGATCATGGTCGACTCGCCGTCGCACCTGGACCTGGTGGACGCCGCGCTGGGCCACGGTCACCCGGAAATCCGGGTGTGCCTGGAGCTGGACGCGTCGTGGCGCCCGTTGCCGGGAGTCCACGTGGGCACGCGCCGCTCGCCGGTGTTCACGCCGAAGCAGGCATCGACGTTCGCGGAGCAGATCGTGGCGCGCCCGGGGTTCCGCCTGGTGGGCGTGATGGCGTACGAGGGCCAGATCGCGGGCCTCGGCGACGCGGCCGGCCGCCGGGTCAACCAGGCGGTGATCGGCTGGATGCAACGCCGTTCGGCAGCGGAGCTGAACCGGCGCAGGGGCGAAGCGGTCCGAGCGGTCGAGGCGGTGACGCCGCTGGAGTTCGTGAACGGCGGCGGCACCGGAAGCATCGAGTCCACCGGGGCGGACGCCGTGGTCACGGAGATAGCAGCGGGCTCGGGCCTGATCGGCCCGACGCTGTTCGACGGCTACTCCCGCTTCCACCCTCGCCCGGCGGCGTTGTTCGCGTTGCCGGTGGTGCGCCGTCCGACACGCAAGATCGCGACGCTGTTCTCGGGTGGTTACATCGCTTCGGGCCCCACAGGACCATCCCGCCAGCCGCAGCCGTACTTGCCGACGGGCTTGAAACTGCTGGGCTTCGAGGGGGCGGGCGAGGTCCAAACGCCGGTGACCGGCCGTGCGGCCCGCACCCTGAAGCTGGGCGACCGGGTCTGGCTGCGCCACGCGAAGGCGGGCGAACTGGCAGAGCGCTTCACGCATTACCACCTGATCCAGGGCGACCAGGTGGAGCGCACGGTCCCGACCTACCGAGGCGAGCACCAGAACTTCGGCTGA
- a CDS encoding D-arabinono-1,4-lactone oxidase translates to MTRWTNWAGTASASPQHVHQPRSAAEIASTVAAIAAAGRTVRPWGSGHSFTAIAAADSDALDLRHWTGIEQADVETGLVTVRSGTTIRQLNAELDALGLAMTNLGDIDAQTIAGAISTGTHGTGAKLGGLATQIAALELVLADGTIVNCSADEKPDLFAAARVGLGALGVITTVTLRCEPAFFLRAQERPEPLEQVLEGFHDFAAENDHFEFYWFPYGKNALVKRNNRTGTARPLSKVREFVDYRIMENVAFGGLCRTGRLMPRLVPSLGSFASNVLSAREYSDRSHRVFVTARDVRFTETEYAVPRESVLDVLAELRALVPKLKDPVMFPVEVRVAAADDIWLSTAQGRDSAYIAIHQFVGMPYREYFGAFEKIAGAVGGRPHWGKLHDLDAGVLRSRYPHFDDFLRVRKETDPRGVFTNTYLDRVLGPA, encoded by the coding sequence ATGACCCGGTGGACCAACTGGGCGGGCACGGCGTCCGCCTCGCCGCAGCACGTTCACCAGCCGCGCAGCGCGGCCGAGATCGCCTCGACGGTCGCCGCCATCGCCGCGGCCGGCCGGACCGTGCGCCCCTGGGGCAGCGGGCACTCCTTCACCGCGATCGCCGCCGCCGATTCCGACGCGCTCGACCTGCGTCACTGGACCGGGATCGAACAGGCCGACGTGGAGACGGGTCTCGTGACCGTCCGCTCCGGCACCACGATCCGGCAGCTCAACGCCGAACTCGACGCGCTCGGGCTGGCCATGACCAACCTCGGCGACATCGACGCGCAGACCATCGCCGGCGCGATTTCCACCGGCACCCACGGCACCGGCGCGAAGCTCGGCGGCCTCGCCACCCAGATCGCCGCGCTCGAACTCGTCCTCGCGGACGGCACGATCGTCAACTGCTCGGCCGACGAAAAGCCCGATCTCTTCGCCGCCGCCCGCGTCGGCCTCGGCGCGCTCGGCGTGATCACCACCGTGACGCTGCGGTGCGAGCCGGCGTTCTTCCTGCGCGCGCAGGAACGACCCGAGCCGCTGGAGCAGGTCCTCGAGGGCTTCCACGACTTCGCCGCGGAGAACGACCACTTCGAGTTCTACTGGTTTCCGTACGGCAAGAACGCTCTGGTCAAGCGCAACAACCGGACCGGCACGGCCCGGCCGCTGAGCAAGGTCCGGGAGTTCGTCGACTACCGGATCATGGAGAACGTCGCGTTCGGCGGGCTGTGCCGGACCGGGCGGCTGATGCCGCGGCTCGTGCCGTCGCTCGGCAGCTTCGCCTCGAACGTCCTCTCCGCCCGCGAGTACAGCGACCGCTCGCACCGCGTCTTCGTCACCGCGCGAGACGTCCGGTTCACCGAAACGGAATACGCTGTTCCACGTGAATCAGTGCTCGACGTGCTCGCCGAGCTGCGCGCGCTGGTTCCGAAGCTGAAGGACCCGGTGATGTTCCCGGTCGAGGTGCGCGTCGCCGCGGCCGACGACATCTGGCTGTCGACCGCGCAGGGCCGCGACTCGGCCTACATCGCCATCCACCAGTTCGTCGGCATGCCCTACCGCGAGTACTTCGGCGCGTTCGAGAAGATCGCCGGCGCGGTCGGCGGCCGCCCGCACTGGGGCAAGCTGCACGACCTCGACGCCGGCGTCCTCCGCTCCCGCTACCCGCACTTCGACGACTTCCTGCGCGTGCGCAAGGAGACCGACCCGCGCGGCGTGTTCACCAACACCTACCTGGACCGGGTCCTGGGACCGGCCTAG
- a CDS encoding ribose-phosphate diphosphokinase yields MITEASREIAVFSGSAHPELAEEICAHLGVPLRPVEIQRFANDCLEVQLQANCRERDVFIIQPLVKPVQEHLVELLLMLDAARGASASRITAVMPHYSYARSDKKDAPRISIGGRLVADLLVTAGASRVLAMTLHSPQVHGFFSVPVDHLHALQELAKHFRQYDLSRTTVVSPDLGNAKEASHFARLLGVQVAAGAKERFPDDRVQITSVIGEITGRDVIVLDDEIAKGSTVLELLDRLAELEPRSIRVACTHGLFAAKAIERIGGRPEVLEIVCTNTVPVPEAERTEKLKILSIAPAMAEAIRRIHNGESVSALF; encoded by the coding sequence GTGATCACCGAAGCCTCGCGAGAGATCGCCGTCTTCAGCGGCAGCGCGCACCCTGAGCTGGCCGAAGAAATCTGCGCCCACCTGGGCGTGCCCTTGCGGCCGGTCGAAATCCAGCGGTTCGCGAACGACTGCCTCGAAGTACAGCTGCAGGCCAACTGCCGCGAGCGGGACGTCTTCATCATCCAGCCGCTGGTCAAGCCGGTGCAGGAACACCTCGTCGAGCTGCTGCTGATGCTCGACGCGGCCCGCGGCGCCTCGGCGTCCCGGATCACCGCCGTGATGCCGCACTATTCGTACGCGCGCTCGGACAAGAAGGACGCTCCGCGCATCTCGATCGGCGGCCGGCTGGTCGCCGACCTGCTGGTGACCGCGGGCGCGAGCCGCGTGCTCGCGATGACCCTGCACTCGCCGCAGGTCCACGGCTTCTTCAGCGTCCCGGTCGACCACCTGCACGCGCTGCAGGAGCTGGCCAAGCACTTCCGCCAGTACGACCTGTCCCGCACCACCGTCGTTTCACCCGATCTGGGCAACGCCAAGGAGGCGTCGCACTTCGCGCGGCTCCTCGGCGTGCAGGTCGCGGCCGGGGCGAAGGAGCGGTTCCCCGACGACCGCGTCCAGATCACGTCGGTGATCGGCGAGATCACCGGCCGGGACGTCATCGTGCTCGACGACGAGATCGCGAAGGGCAGCACCGTGCTGGAGCTGCTCGACCGGCTGGCCGAACTCGAGCCGCGCTCGATCCGGGTCGCGTGCACGCACGGCCTGTTCGCCGCGAAGGCCATCGAGCGGATCGGCGGACGGCCCGAGGTGCTGGAGATCGTCTGCACCAACACGGTCCCGGTGCCGGAAGCGGAACGCACCGAGAAGCTGAAGATCCTGTCGATCGCGCCGGCCATGGCTGAGGCGATCCGCCGCATCCACAACGGCGAATCGGTGTCGGCGTTGTTCTAG
- a CDS encoding SDR family oxidoreductase has translation MRVVIAGGHGQIALRLERLLAARGDEAVGLIRNPAQVADLEAAGAQAVVLDLENSDVDAVAEVLKGADAAVFSAGAGPGSGTARKDTVDRGAAALFAEAAERAGVRRHLQVGSIGADNPENPDVTEEFRHYLRAKRAAEDDLKARDLDWTILRPGQLTDEPGTGRVLLAEKTDRGPIPRDDVAAVIAGLLGTRASVHRTLTLISGEVAVDEAISAL, from the coding sequence ATGCGAGTCGTCATTGCTGGTGGACACGGTCAGATCGCGCTGCGGCTCGAGCGGCTGCTCGCCGCACGCGGGGACGAAGCGGTCGGGCTGATCCGGAACCCCGCCCAGGTGGCGGACCTCGAGGCCGCCGGCGCCCAGGCCGTCGTGCTCGACCTGGAGAACTCCGATGTGGACGCCGTCGCCGAGGTGCTGAAGGGTGCCGACGCCGCGGTGTTCTCCGCCGGCGCCGGCCCGGGCAGCGGCACCGCCCGCAAGGACACAGTGGACCGGGGCGCCGCGGCGCTGTTCGCCGAAGCGGCCGAGCGGGCCGGGGTCCGGCGGCACCTCCAGGTGGGCTCCATCGGGGCCGACAACCCGGAGAATCCCGACGTCACCGAGGAGTTCCGGCACTACCTGCGTGCCAAGCGCGCGGCGGAGGACGACCTCAAGGCCCGCGACCTCGACTGGACCATCCTCCGGCCGGGGCAGCTGACCGACGAGCCGGGCACCGGCCGGGTCCTGCTGGCCGAGAAGACCGACCGCGGCCCGATCCCGCGCGACGACGTCGCCGCGGTCATCGCCGGCCTGCTCGGGACGCGCGCTTCGGTGCACCGCACCCTGACGCTGATCTCGGGTGAGGTCGCCGTCGACGAGGCGATCTCAGCGCTGTGA
- a CDS encoding HpcH/HpaI aldolase/citrate lyase family protein: MRSPKDFFAPLALGAPAPVREIPVTPSRMIHFFDPGNEKMAAKVPDLAKKVDVLLGNLEDAVRADRKEAARAGLVAIAKANDFGKTQLWTRVNSLDSPWVLDDLITLVTEIGDKLDVIMVPKVEGAQDIHYVDRLLAQLEARAGLTKPLLVHAILETASGVANVEEIAGASPRMQGISLGPADLAASRRMKTTRVGGGHPGYLVRTDPVGDDLTAGRTTYQQDLWHYTVARMVDACAMHGILPYYGPFGDIRDVVACEDQFRNAFLLGCVGAWSLHPVQIGIAKKVFSPSPSDVAWARRVIAEMGDGTGAVMIDGKMQDDASVKQCRVVAELADALAADDPELAAAYDAATKEALG; this comes from the coding sequence ATGCGCTCCCCGAAGGACTTCTTCGCCCCGCTCGCCCTGGGCGCGCCCGCCCCCGTGCGCGAGATCCCGGTGACGCCGTCCCGGATGATCCACTTCTTCGACCCGGGCAACGAGAAGATGGCGGCCAAGGTGCCGGACCTCGCGAAGAAGGTCGACGTCCTGCTCGGCAACCTCGAGGACGCCGTGCGCGCCGACCGCAAGGAGGCCGCGCGCGCCGGGCTCGTCGCGATCGCCAAGGCGAACGACTTCGGGAAGACGCAGCTGTGGACGCGGGTCAACAGCCTGGACTCGCCGTGGGTGCTCGACGACTTGATCACGCTGGTCACCGAGATCGGCGACAAACTCGACGTGATCATGGTGCCGAAGGTCGAGGGCGCGCAGGACATCCACTACGTCGACCGGCTGCTGGCCCAGCTCGAAGCCCGCGCGGGCCTGACGAAGCCGCTGCTGGTGCACGCGATCCTCGAGACGGCGAGCGGCGTGGCCAACGTGGAGGAGATCGCCGGCGCCAGCCCGCGCATGCAGGGCATCTCGCTCGGGCCGGCCGACCTGGCCGCGAGCCGCCGGATGAAGACGACCCGCGTCGGCGGCGGCCACCCCGGCTACCTCGTGCGCACCGACCCGGTCGGCGACGACCTGACCGCGGGCCGGACGACCTACCAGCAGGACCTCTGGCACTACACGGTGGCGCGGATGGTCGACGCCTGCGCGATGCACGGGATCCTGCCGTACTACGGGCCGTTCGGGGACATCCGCGACGTCGTGGCCTGTGAGGACCAGTTCCGCAACGCGTTCCTGCTCGGCTGCGTCGGCGCGTGGAGCCTGCACCCGGTGCAGATCGGCATCGCGAAGAAGGTGTTCTCGCCTTCGCCGTCCGATGTGGCCTGGGCGCGCCGCGTGATCGCCGAGATGGGCGACGGCACGGGCGCGGTGATGATCGACGGGAAGATGCAGGACGACGCGTCGGTAAAGCAGTGCCGCGTGGTCGCCGAACTGGCCGACGCCCTCGCGGCGGACGACCCCGAACTCGCCGCGGCCTACGACGCCGCTACCAAGGAGGCCCTCGGATGA
- a CDS encoding HpcH/HpaI aldolase/citrate lyase family protein: MTELKPRRSVLYMPGANERALEKAKTIPADALILDLEDAVAPDAKEAARERVCAAVGSYGTREVTIRVNGLDTEWHDADLRAAASAGPAAVVVPKVNSAAEVHNIERALELGGAPDHTKIWAMVETPVAMLHAEEIAAASERLTVLVMGTNDLAKELHAEFVPGRGPLLGGLSLCLLAARATGKVILDGVYNDVKDLPGFEAECEQGRQYGFDGKTLIHPAQVEPCNRIFAPSEAEIDRSRRIIEAFEEARAAGRGVVTVDGRMIENLHVENARRVLALAEAVRN; the protein is encoded by the coding sequence ATGACCGAGCTGAAGCCGAGGCGGTCCGTCCTCTACATGCCCGGCGCCAACGAGCGGGCGCTGGAGAAGGCCAAGACGATCCCGGCGGACGCGCTGATCCTCGACCTCGAGGACGCCGTCGCGCCGGACGCGAAGGAAGCCGCCCGTGAGCGGGTCTGCGCCGCGGTGGGTTCGTACGGGACGCGCGAAGTGACCATCCGGGTCAACGGCCTGGACACCGAGTGGCACGACGCCGACCTGCGCGCGGCCGCGTCGGCGGGCCCGGCCGCGGTGGTCGTGCCGAAGGTGAACTCGGCGGCCGAGGTGCACAACATCGAGCGCGCGCTGGAGCTGGGCGGCGCCCCGGACCACACGAAGATCTGGGCGATGGTCGAGACGCCGGTGGCGATGCTGCACGCGGAGGAGATCGCGGCGGCGTCCGAGCGGCTGACGGTGCTGGTGATGGGCACGAACGACCTGGCCAAGGAGCTGCACGCGGAGTTCGTGCCGGGCCGCGGGCCGTTGCTGGGCGGGTTGTCACTGTGCCTGCTGGCCGCGCGCGCGACCGGCAAGGTCATTCTCGACGGCGTCTACAACGACGTGAAAGACCTTCCCGGTTTCGAGGCCGAGTGCGAGCAGGGCCGGCAGTACGGCTTCGACGGCAAGACGCTGATCCACCCGGCGCAGGTCGAGCCGTGCAACCGGATCTTCGCGCCGTCGGAGGCGGAGATCGACCGGTCACGCCGGATCATCGAGGCGTTCGAGGAAGCTCGCGCCGCGGGACGTGGCGTCGTGACCGTCGACGGCCGGATGATCGAAAACCTGCACGTCGAAAACGCACGGCGGGTGCTGGCGCTGGCCGAGGCCGTCCGGAACTGA
- a CDS encoding amidase: MTELPDLTAVELVAQYRAKTLSPVEVTEAVLARIEAREPELHALYAYDPSAAREDAKASEARWASGEALGPIDGVPLTLKENIATRGTPVPLGTAATALVPAAEDAPAAARVRESGGVLLAKTTMPDYGMLTSGLSSFHATARNPWDVRCTPGGSSAGAGAAAAAGYGPLHVGTDIGGSIRLPAGWCGLVGLKPSFGRVPVDPPFLGRVAGPMTRTVADTALLMSVLSAPDARDHLSLPPADLPWTSLDPSVAGLRVGLHLDPGVGLPVDAATLDAVTAAARAFEAAGAVVEPVGPFLTREMLDGLDVFWRTRAWSDMAALPADRRAKVLPYIADWAASGAEVSGVDVYRGFAQIDAISVAALRATSAYDVVLSPTCPVAAPPAEWASPTNDPSRPFEHIAFTVPYNMSGQPSVSLNCGYTGDGRPIGLQLTGRRFDDVGVLRAAAAYERIRPPQRPWPVG, encoded by the coding sequence ATGACCGAGCTGCCCGACCTGACCGCTGTCGAGCTCGTCGCGCAGTACCGCGCGAAGACGCTGTCGCCGGTTGAGGTGACCGAAGCCGTTCTCGCGCGCATCGAGGCGCGAGAGCCGGAGCTGCACGCGTTGTATGCGTACGACCCTTCAGCTGCTCGCGAAGACGCGAAGGCGTCCGAAGCTCGCTGGGCGTCCGGCGAGGCGCTGGGCCCGATCGACGGCGTCCCGCTGACACTCAAGGAGAACATCGCGACCCGCGGCACCCCGGTCCCGCTCGGCACGGCGGCGACCGCGCTCGTCCCGGCGGCCGAGGACGCGCCGGCGGCCGCGCGGGTCCGCGAGTCCGGCGGCGTCCTGCTGGCCAAGACGACCATGCCGGACTACGGGATGCTGACGTCGGGGCTGTCGAGCTTCCACGCCACGGCGCGGAACCCCTGGGACGTCCGGTGCACGCCCGGCGGGTCGAGCGCGGGCGCGGGTGCCGCGGCGGCCGCGGGCTACGGCCCGCTGCACGTCGGGACGGACATCGGTGGCTCGATCCGGCTGCCCGCCGGCTGGTGCGGGCTGGTCGGGCTGAAGCCGAGCTTCGGCCGCGTACCGGTCGACCCGCCGTTCCTCGGCCGCGTCGCCGGTCCGATGACCCGCACGGTCGCCGACACGGCGTTGCTGATGAGCGTGCTGTCGGCGCCCGACGCCCGCGACCACCTGAGCCTGCCGCCGGCCGACCTGCCGTGGACGTCGCTGGATCCGTCCGTGGCCGGGCTGCGCGTCGGCCTGCACCTCGACCCGGGAGTGGGCCTGCCGGTGGACGCGGCGACGCTGGACGCCGTCACGGCGGCGGCCCGTGCCTTCGAGGCGGCGGGCGCGGTCGTCGAGCCGGTCGGGCCGTTCCTGACCCGCGAGATGCTGGACGGCCTGGACGTCTTCTGGCGCACCCGCGCCTGGTCCGACATGGCGGCCCTGCCGGCGGACCGCCGCGCGAAGGTCCTGCCGTACATCGCGGACTGGGCCGCGAGCGGCGCGGAAGTGTCCGGAGTGGACGTCTACCGCGGCTTCGCCCAGATCGACGCGATCAGCGTCGCGGCCCTGCGCGCGACCTCGGCGTACGACGTCGTCCTGTCCCCGACGTGCCCGGTGGCGGCCCCACCGGCGGAGTGGGCGTCCCCGACGAACGACCCGTCGCGGCCGTTCGAGCACATCGCGTTCACGGTCCCGTACAACATGTCCGGCCAGCCGTCGGTGTCCCTGAACTGCGGCTACACGGGCGACGGCCGCCCGATCGGCCTCCAGCTCACCGGCCGCCGCTTCGACGACGTGGGCGTCCTGCGTGCCGCGGCGGCGTACGAACGGATTCGCCCGCCGCAGCGGCCCTGGCCGGTGGGCTAG
- a CDS encoding SDR family NAD(P)-dependent oxidoreductase, which translates to MNYSTLFRLDGRRAVVLGAGGIGREAARALAAHGASVVCADRDLEAAREAGVGEPYEIDLLRPDAVERAADELGDADVVVLTAATNVRKRLTDYTREEFDRVIALNLGATFDVVRAFGARMAARGRGSIIGFSSIRGTTVEPGQGPYAATKAGLVQLFRTAAAEFGPSGVRVNAIAPGVVETPLTAQIKANPEWYAAYATKGALGRWARPEELAGAVVYLASDASSFVTGSVLAVDGGWTAVDGRFEPPAS; encoded by the coding sequence GTGAACTATTCGACGTTGTTCCGCCTGGACGGACGCCGGGCCGTCGTCCTCGGCGCGGGTGGCATCGGCCGCGAAGCCGCGCGTGCCTTGGCGGCCCACGGCGCTTCGGTGGTGTGCGCGGACCGTGACCTGGAAGCCGCGCGCGAAGCGGGCGTGGGCGAGCCGTACGAGATCGACCTCCTGCGGCCCGATGCCGTCGAGCGTGCCGCGGACGAGCTGGGTGACGCCGACGTCGTCGTGCTCACCGCGGCGACGAACGTGCGCAAGCGGCTGACCGACTACACCCGCGAGGAGTTCGACCGCGTCATCGCGCTCAACCTGGGCGCGACCTTCGACGTCGTGCGGGCGTTCGGCGCGCGCATGGCCGCCCGCGGGCGGGGCAGCATCATCGGGTTCTCGTCGATCCGCGGCACGACCGTCGAGCCGGGCCAAGGCCCGTACGCGGCGACGAAAGCCGGGCTCGTCCAGCTGTTCCGGACGGCGGCGGCGGAGTTCGGGCCGTCCGGTGTGCGGGTCAACGCCATCGCGCCCGGCGTCGTCGAAACGCCGTTGACCGCACAGATCAAGGCGAACCCGGAGTGGTACGCCGCGTACGCGACGAAGGGCGCATTGGGCCGCTGGGCGCGTCCGGAGGAACTCGCCGGCGCTGTCGTATACCTCGCTTCGGACGCTTCGTCGTTCGTGACCGGCTCTGTGCTGGCGGTGGACGGCGGGTGGACCGCCGTCGACGGCCGCTTCGAACCGCCTGCTTCGTGA